The Mucilaginibacter yixingensis genome window below encodes:
- a CDS encoding endonuclease MutS2 yields the protein MLYPQNSADKLGFTEIKELIKAHCLSVMGQQLVDKIQVMNHFDQIQKFLSQAHEFKNILLNDAALPIQHFFDIKTLANKARVEGAFLTEEEFFQIQASLSTVFAVIGYFNEREGQYPNLEALFEHLPIERSILKKIDAVIDQKGKIRPNASRDLLEITTSIAKAEQEARRKIDQIFKSATANGWTADGSLTVRDGRLCIPVLAENKRKLKGFIHDESSSGQTVYIEPEEVFTLNNRVRDLEFERRREIVKILTALTDELRPYVPLLLSYHGLLTKLDFVRAKALFAIDIEAEMPGLVNEARVKLINARHPLLFLSFKKEQKTVVPLNVQIDDGTRVVVVSGPNAGGKSVCMKTVGLLQMMVQAGLLIPAADNSVMGVFKQLFVDIGDDQSIESDLSTYSAHLSKMKYFVEQANGKTMILIDEFGTGTDPQFGGPIAEAVLEALNHKKVRGMVTTHYSNLKIFASNAEGLENASMLFDNVEMRPMYILEVGKPGSSYAFEIAQKIGLPQNVLNLAKNKIGASQKKVDTLLVDLEREKKEIIDSRLQLDKQQRRVDILLKENEQLKNYLEENQKALIREAKQQAKNIILDANKLVENTISEIKSSQADKEKTRNLRENLNKELQKNTIVQEKPKQVAPEDDEIKPGDWVKLTDSDTTGQVMELVKDNVIIAIGDLRTVVKKKRVQRVSKKEIPKEIRKSYNTSTSDAANFSPEIDVRGMRGEEALYAIEKVLDRAIMMGYNTLKVLHGKGDGILRKLIREYLRKYEQVSHMEDEHPDRGGAGITYVYLR from the coding sequence ATGTTGTACCCGCAAAACAGTGCCGATAAGTTAGGGTTCACCGAAATTAAAGAGCTGATAAAAGCACATTGCCTGAGCGTGATGGGCCAGCAATTGGTGGACAAGATACAGGTGATGAATCATTTTGACCAGATTCAAAAGTTTCTGAGCCAGGCGCACGAGTTTAAAAATATATTGCTGAATGATGCTGCACTGCCCATTCAGCATTTTTTTGATATTAAAACGCTGGCTAACAAAGCCAGGGTAGAAGGGGCTTTTCTTACCGAAGAAGAATTTTTCCAGATCCAGGCATCGCTAAGCACGGTGTTTGCCGTGATAGGTTATTTTAACGAGCGCGAAGGGCAATACCCCAACCTGGAAGCGCTGTTTGAGCACTTGCCGATAGAACGGTCAATCCTTAAAAAGATTGATGCGGTGATTGATCAGAAGGGCAAGATCAGGCCGAATGCCTCACGCGACCTGCTGGAGATTACTACGAGCATTGCCAAAGCCGAGCAGGAAGCCCGCCGCAAAATTGACCAGATATTTAAAAGTGCCACCGCCAATGGCTGGACGGCCGATGGATCGCTGACCGTGCGCGATGGTCGCCTGTGTATCCCGGTGCTGGCCGAGAACAAGCGTAAGCTGAAAGGTTTTATCCACGATGAATCATCATCGGGCCAAACGGTTTACATTGAACCTGAAGAAGTTTTTACGCTGAACAATCGTGTGCGCGACCTGGAGTTTGAGCGTCGCCGTGAAATTGTGAAGATCTTGACCGCGCTGACGGATGAATTGCGTCCGTACGTGCCGCTCTTGCTGTCCTATCACGGTCTATTAACCAAGCTTGACTTTGTACGCGCCAAAGCCCTGTTTGCTATAGATATTGAGGCCGAAATGCCTGGACTGGTGAACGAAGCCCGCGTAAAACTGATCAATGCGCGTCACCCGCTGCTGTTCCTCAGCTTTAAAAAAGAGCAGAAAACGGTAGTGCCGCTAAATGTGCAGATCGATGACGGTACACGTGTGGTAGTAGTATCTGGCCCTAATGCCGGCGGTAAATCGGTTTGTATGAAGACCGTAGGACTGCTGCAGATGATGGTGCAGGCCGGCTTACTGATTCCCGCTGCGGATAACAGCGTGATGGGGGTTTTCAAGCAGTTGTTTGTTGATATTGGCGACGACCAAAGTATCGAAAGCGATTTGAGTACCTACAGCGCGCATCTCTCTAAAATGAAATATTTTGTGGAGCAGGCCAATGGCAAAACCATGATTCTGATTGATGAGTTTGGTACCGGTACCGATCCGCAATTTGGCGGCCCGATAGCCGAAGCTGTGTTGGAGGCGTTAAACCACAAGAAAGTGCGCGGCATGGTAACCACCCACTATTCTAACCTAAAGATCTTTGCCAGCAATGCCGAAGGGTTAGAGAACGCTTCGATGCTGTTTGATAACGTGGAGATGCGGCCAATGTACATCCTTGAAGTGGGTAAGCCAGGTAGTTCTTATGCGTTTGAGATTGCGCAAAAGATTGGCCTGCCGCAAAATGTGCTTAACCTGGCTAAAAATAAGATCGGCGCGAGCCAGAAGAAGGTGGATACGCTGTTGGTGGATTTGGAGCGTGAGAAAAAGGAGATCATCGACTCGCGCCTGCAACTGGATAAACAGCAGCGCCGGGTTGATATCTTGCTGAAGGAGAATGAGCAGCTGAAAAACTACCTGGAAGAAAACCAGAAAGCCCTCATCCGCGAAGCGAAACAGCAGGCCAAAAACATCATCCTTGACGCTAATAAGCTGGTAGAAAATACGATTTCTGAAATAAAAAGCAGCCAGGCAGACAAAGAGAAAACCCGTAACCTGCGTGAGAACCTGAACAAGGAGCTACAGAAAAATACGATAGTACAGGAAAAACCAAAACAGGTGGCCCCTGAAGACGATGAAATAAAGCCAGGCGATTGGGTAAAGCTGACCGACAGCGATACCACCGGCCAGGTAATGGAGCTGGTGAAAGATAACGTCATCATTGCCATTGGCGATTTGCGCACGGTAGTAAAAAAGAAACGTGTGCAGCGGGTGTCTAAGAAAGAAATCCCGAAGGAGATCCGTAAAAGTTATAACACCTCAACCAGTGATGCCGCAAATTTTAGTCCGGAGATTGATGTGCGCGGCATGCGGGGAGAAGAAGCGCTGTATGCCATAGAAAAAGTGCTGGACCGGGCGATAATGATGGGTTACAACACCCTAAAAGTACTACATGGTAAGGGGGATGGCATCCTGCGCAAACTGATCCGCGAGTACCTGCGCAAATACGAGCAGGTGAGCCACATGGAAGATGAGCATCCGGACAGAGGTGGGGCAGGGATTACTTATGTTTATTTGAGGTAA
- a CDS encoding DUF4296 domain-containing protein, translated as MRIYKYLFFLVTLAFAGCINEETVPANIIPIDRMASLCAEIHQVDGNLMTGNQMPDSIYLHGMGTFVTVFKKYNTDSAAFRKSYLWYTEHPKKLNDVYTNVVTILQKRVDSLTKLPAGPPPKPGNNTTPVQIPAQNSAPANKPGTGQAPFKKQ; from the coding sequence ATGCGTATATATAAATATTTGTTTTTTTTGGTAACGCTTGCTTTTGCAGGCTGTATAAACGAAGAAACCGTACCTGCCAACATCATACCAATTGATCGTATGGCCAGCCTTTGTGCTGAAATACATCAGGTTGATGGCAACCTGATGACCGGAAATCAGATGCCCGATTCTATTTACCTGCATGGCATGGGCACTTTTGTAACGGTGTTTAAAAAATACAACACCGATAGCGCTGCTTTTAGAAAGAGTTATCTGTGGTACACCGAACACCCCAAAAAGCTGAATGACGTGTATACTAACGTAGTAACCATTTTGCAAAAACGTGTCGATTCACTAACCAAATTGCCTGCCGGCCCGCCGCCAAAGCCAGGTAATAATACAACGCCGGTGCAAATACCCGCACAAAACAGCGCGCCAGCAAATAAACCGGGTACTGGCCAGGCGCCATTTAAAAAACAATAA
- a CDS encoding YggS family pyridoxal phosphate-dependent enzyme, with protein sequence MSIADNLKELKKETDQYNVTLVAVSKTKPVEDIQEAYDAGQRIFGENQVQELMEKYDKLPTDIEWHLIGHLQTNKVKYIAPFISMIQSVDSLKLLQEINKQAEKNKRVIDCLLQVYIADEETKYGLSFDEVIELLRSPEYLELKNIRIRGLMGIATNTDNEKQIKEEFYELDTFFDGLTQSFFRKDDSFDELSMGMSSDYKIAMEQGCTMIRVGSTVFGKRVIKHWKNN encoded by the coding sequence ATGAGCATTGCAGATAACTTAAAGGAATTAAAAAAAGAGACCGACCAATATAATGTTACACTGGTGGCAGTTTCTAAAACCAAACCGGTAGAAGACATACAGGAGGCCTATGATGCCGGTCAGCGCATTTTTGGCGAAAACCAGGTGCAGGAGCTAATGGAGAAATACGATAAGTTGCCAACGGATATTGAATGGCACCTGATCGGTCACCTGCAAACTAATAAGGTGAAATATATTGCGCCTTTCATCAGCATGATCCAGTCTGTAGATAGTCTGAAGTTACTGCAGGAGATCAACAAACAGGCCGAAAAGAACAAACGTGTGATTGACTGCCTGTTGCAGGTATACATTGCCGACGAGGAAACCAAATACGGCCTGAGCTTTGACGAGGTGATAGAACTGCTGCGCAGCCCTGAATACCTTGAACTGAAAAACATCCGCATCCGCGGACTGATGGGCATTGCTACCAATACCGATAACGAAAAGCAGATCAAAGAAGAGTTTTACGAACTGGATACCTTTTTTGACGGTTTGACCCAAAGCTTTTTCAGGAAAGACGACAGCTTTGACGAACTATCTATGGGCATGTCATCAGACTATAAGATAGCGATGGAACAAGGCTGCACCATGATACGCGTAGGCAGCACAGTTTTTGGGAAAAGGGTGATCAAGCATTGGAAAAATAATTAA
- a CDS encoding GNAT family N-acetyltransferase: MTNNISIRVAKKDDCPRLMDLIHELALFERAPEEVTVTLAEFEEAGFGSKPVWKAFIAEADGFIVGMSLYYVRYSTWKGQRLYLEDLIVTESWRGKGIGKLLFDRTVQEAHEMGFAGMVWQVLDWNEPAINFYKKYGAAFDAGWLNVALSKQQLQLLS, translated from the coding sequence ATGACCAACAACATCTCAATCCGCGTAGCTAAAAAAGACGATTGCCCGCGCTTGATGGACCTGATCCATGAACTGGCATTGTTTGAGCGTGCGCCAGAAGAAGTTACCGTTACACTGGCCGAGTTTGAGGAAGCCGGCTTTGGCAGCAAGCCCGTTTGGAAAGCCTTTATAGCAGAGGCAGATGGCTTTATTGTGGGTATGTCACTTTACTATGTGCGTTATTCTACATGGAAAGGTCAGCGCCTTTACCTGGAAGATTTGATTGTTACCGAAAGCTGGCGCGGTAAAGGTATTGGCAAACTATTGTTTGACCGTACTGTACAGGAGGCGCACGAGATGGGGTTTGCCGGCATGGTTTGGCAAGTGCTGGATTGGAATGAACCGGCCATCAACTTTTATAAAAAATATGGCGCCGCATTTGATGCCGGCTGGCTTAATGTTGCGCTAAGCAAACAGCAATTACAGTTGTTAAGCTAA